The following coding sequences lie in one Rutidosis leptorrhynchoides isolate AG116_Rl617_1_P2 chromosome 6, CSIRO_AGI_Rlap_v1, whole genome shotgun sequence genomic window:
- the LOC139852055 gene encoding transmembrane 9 superfamily member 12-like → MSLISRGTYGLLLTFVILVSHICNGFYLPGSYMHTYSTHDEIYAKVNSLTSIETELPFSYYSLPYCRPNGGVKKSAENLGELLMGDQIDNSPYRFRMNVNESVFLCTTRPLSEHEVKLLKQRTRDLYQVNMMLDNLPAMRFANQNGIKVQWTGFPIGYTPSKSDDDYIINHLKFKVFIHEYEGTGVQILGTGEEGMGVIESADDQKKASGYEIVGFEVFPCSVKYDPEKMAKLHQYDEVPSVNCPLDLEKSQVIREQERISFTYEVEFVKSDTKWPSRWDAYLKMDGARVHWFSILNSLMVIFFLAGIVFVIFLRTVRRDLTRYEELDKESQAQMNEELSGWKLVVGDVFREPNNAKLLCVMIGDGVQITGMALVTIVFAALGFMSPASRGMLLTGMIILYLLLGTGAGYAGVYLWRVIKGTSEGWRSVSWSIACFFPGIVFVILTALNFLLWGNNSSGAIPISLYFTLLSLWFCISVPLTLLGGFLGTRAETVTYPVRTNQIAREIPARKYPSWLLVLGAGTLPFGTLFIELFFILTSIWLGRFYYVFGFLLVVLLLLVVVCAEVSVVLTYMHLCVEDWQWWWKAFYASGSVSVYVFLYSIKYLVFELQSLSGPVSATLYLGYSLIITVAIMLSTGTIGFITSFFFVHYLFSSVKID, encoded by the coding sequence ATGTCATTGATCTCGAGAGGGACATACGGGCTACTTCTCACATTTGTCATTCTCGTTTCGCATATTTGCAATGGATTTTACTTACCTGGAAGTTACATGCATACGTATTCAACACATGATGAAATATATGCCAAAGTTAATTCTTTGACGTCTATTGAGACCGAGCTTCCCTTTAGTTATTACAGTCTACCGTACTGCAGGCCTAATGGCGGTGTAAAGAAAAGTGCAGAGAATCTAGGAGAATTACTTATGGGTGATCAGATTGATAACTCTCCTTATCGGTTCCGAATGAATGTTAACGAGTCTGTTTTCTTATGCACAACCCGCCCGTTAAGTGAGCATGAGGTAAAGCTGTTAAAACAGAGAACTCGCGATTTGTATCAAGTTAATATGATGCTGGATAACTTGCCTGCTATGAGATTTGCTAACCAAAATGGAATTAAAGTTCAGTGGACCGGGTTTCCTATTGGTTACACGCCTTCTAAAAGTGATGACGATTACATCATCAATCACCTGAAATTTAAGGTGTTTATACATGAGTATGAAGGCACGGGTGTGCAGATACTTGGCACAGGAGAAGAAGGTATGGGTGTAATCGAATCAGCTGATGATCAGAAAAAGGCTTCTGGATACGAGATTGTTGGTTTTGAGGTTTTCCCTTGTAGTGTTAAATACGATCCTGAGAAGATGGCAAAACTCCACCAATACGATGAAGTGCCATCTGTCAACTGCCCGTTGGATCTAGAAAAGTCTCAAGTTATAAGGGAACAGGAAAGAATCTCATTTACGTATGAAGTTGAATTTGTGAAGAGTGATACCAAATGGCCATCTCGCTGGGACGCTTATCTCAAAATGGATGGTGCTCGTGTCCACTGGTTTTCAATTCTAAACTCGCTAATGGTGATTTTCTTTTTAGCTGGTATTGTTTTTGTCATCTTTTTGAGAACAGTGAGAAGGGATCTCACACGATATGAAGAACTCGACAAAGAATCTCAAGCACAAATGAATGAGGAACTGTCTGGATGGAAACTCGTTGTTGGTGATGTATTTCGTGAACCTAATAACGCAAAACTTCTATGTGTAATGATAGGAGATGGAGTCCAGATCACAGGAATGGCGCTTGTAACAATCGTTTTCGCTGCTTTAGGTTTTATGTCACCAGCTTCACGGGGTATGCTTTTAACAGGAATGATAATCCTTTATCTGTTATTAGGAACTGGAGCTGGATATGCTGGCGTATATCTATGGCGAGTTATTAAAGGAACTTCAGAAGGATGGAGATCCGTATCTTGGTCGATAGCGTGTTTCTTCCCGGGGATTGTTTTTGTCATCCTAACAGCATTAAATTTCCTTCTCTGGGGAAATAATAGCTCGGGTGCCATTCCTATATCTTTATATTTCACACTTTTATCACTCTGGTTCTGCATCTCAGTCCCACTCACCCTCTTAGGAGGATTCTTAGGGACTCGAGCCGAAACTGTAACATACCCTGTTCGAACCAACCAGATTGCTAGGGAGATTCCAGCTAGAAAATACCCTTCATGGCTACTAGTTCTTGGTGCTGGGACCCTTCCATTTGGAACCCTTTTTATCGAACTCTTTTTCATCCTAACTAGCATCTGGCTCGGAAGATTCTATTATGTCTTTGGATTTTTGCTCGTTGTGCTTCTGTTGTTGGTTGTTGTTTGTGCTGAAGTTTCTGTTGTGTTAACTTACATGCATCTCTGTGTTGAGGACTGGCAGTGGTGGTGGAAGGCGTTTTATGCTTCTGGGTCGGTTTCTGTATATGTGTTCTTGTATTCGATAAAGTATTTGGTGTTTGAACTGCAGAGTTTGAGTGGGCCAGTATCCGCTACACTTTATCTTGGTTACTCGCTCATCATTACAGTTGCTATTATGTTGTCTACTGGCACAATCGGGTTCATCACATCTTTCTTCTTTGTTCATTATCTTTTTTCATCAGTTAAGATCGACTAG